One genomic region from Magallana gigas chromosome 3, xbMagGiga1.1, whole genome shotgun sequence encodes:
- the LOC105340199 gene encoding transcription initiation factor TFIID subunit 10 isoform X2, whose product MFKLNDTGQMTGGGTPSGMTPSAASAVTPTQEKTAGVPLTDFVQQLEDYAPTIPDSVTAFYLNRAGFEASDPRITRLISIAAQKFISDIANDALQHCKMKGTVQSKNKGKDKKLILSMDDLTPALAEYGINVKKPAYFI is encoded by the exons ATGTTTAAACTGA ATGACACAGGACAGATGACGGGGGGTGGGACACCTTCAGGGATGACCCCTAGTGCTGCATCTGCCGTCACGCCCACCCAGGAAAAAACGGCGGGAGTTCCCCTAACGGACTTTGTACAGCAGTTGGAGGACTATGCTCCCACG ATTCCGGACTCTGTCACTGCCTTTTATCTGAACCGAGCTGGCTTCGAAGCTTCAGACCCGCGAAT AACACGGCTGATCTCAATTGctgcccaaaaattcatatctgaTATTGCTAACGATGCGCTGCAGCATTGTAAAATGAAGGGTACCGTACAGTCCAAGAACAAAGGAAAG GATAAGAAACTGATATTGTCAATGGACGATTTGACACCAGCCTTGGCAGAATATGGCATCAATGTCAAGAAGCCTGCTTATTTCATCTGA
- the LOC105340199 gene encoding transcription initiation factor TFIID subunit 10 isoform X1 translates to MNAESDDTGQMTGGGTPSGMTPSAASAVTPTQEKTAGVPLTDFVQQLEDYAPTIPDSVTAFYLNRAGFEASDPRITRLISIAAQKFISDIANDALQHCKMKGTVQSKNKGKDKKLILSMDDLTPALAEYGINVKKPAYFI, encoded by the exons ATGACACAGGACAGATGACGGGGGGTGGGACACCTTCAGGGATGACCCCTAGTGCTGCATCTGCCGTCACGCCCACCCAGGAAAAAACGGCGGGAGTTCCCCTAACGGACTTTGTACAGCAGTTGGAGGACTATGCTCCCACG ATTCCGGACTCTGTCACTGCCTTTTATCTGAACCGAGCTGGCTTCGAAGCTTCAGACCCGCGAAT AACACGGCTGATCTCAATTGctgcccaaaaattcatatctgaTATTGCTAACGATGCGCTGCAGCATTGTAAAATGAAGGGTACCGTACAGTCCAAGAACAAAGGAAAG GATAAGAAACTGATATTGTCAATGGACGATTTGACACCAGCCTTGGCAGAATATGGCATCAATGTCAAGAAGCCTGCTTATTTCATCTGA